In a genomic window of Piliocolobus tephrosceles isolate RC106 chromosome 1, ASM277652v3, whole genome shotgun sequence:
- the TP53BP2 gene encoding apoptosis-stimulating of p53 protein 2 isoform X3: MFLTVYLSNNEQHFTEVPVTPETICRDVVDLCKEPGESDCHLAEVWCGSERPVADNERMFDILQRFGSQRNEARFFLRHEHPPGRDIVSGPRSQDPSLKRNGVKVPGEYRRKENGVNSPRMDLTLAELQEMASRQQQQIEAQQQLLATKEQRLKFLKQQDQRQQQQVAEQEKLKRLKEIAENQEAKLKKVRALKGHVEQKRLSNGKLVEEIEQMNSLFQQKQRELVLAVSKVEELTRQLEMLKNGRIDGHHDNQSAVAELDRLYKELQLRNKLNQEQNAKLQQQRECLNKRNSEVAVMDKRVNELRDRLWKKKAALQQKENLPVSSDGNLPQQATSAPSRVAAVGPYIQSSTMPRMPSRPELLVKPALPDGSLVMQASEGPMKIQTLPNMRSGAASQTKGSKIHPVGPDWSPSNADLFPSQGSASAPQSTGNALDQVDDGEVPLREKEKKVRPFSMFDAVDQSTAPPSFGTLRKNQSSEDILRDAQAANKSVTKVPPPVPTKPKQINLPYFGQTNQPPSDVKPDGSSQQLSTVVPSMGTKPKPSGQQPRVLLSPSIPSVGQDQTLSLGSKQESPPAAAVRPFTPQPSKDTLLPPFRKPQTVAASSIYSMYTQQQAPGKNFQQAVQSALTKTHTRGPHFSSVYGKPVIAAAQNQQQHPENIYSNSQGKPGSPEPETEPVSSVQENHENERIPRPLSPTKLLPFLSNPYRNQSDADLEALRKKLSNAPRPLKKRSSITEPEGPNGPNIQKLLYQRTTIAAMETISVPSYPSKSASVTASSESPVEIQNPYLHVEPEKEVVSLVPESLSPEDVGSASTENSDMPVPSPGLDYEPEGVPDNSPNLQKNLEEPNPEAPHLLDVYLEEYPPYPPPPYPSGEPEGPGEDAVSMRPPEITGQVSLPPGKRTNLRKTGSERIAHGMRVKFNPLALLLDSSLEGEFDLVQRIIYEVDDPSLPNDEGITALHNAVCAGHTEIVKFLVQFGVNVNAADSDGWTPLHCAASCNNVQVCKFLVESGAAVFAMTYSDMQTAADKCEEMEEGYTQCSQFLYGVQEKMGIMNKGVIYALWDYEPQNDDELPMKEGDCMTIIHREDEDEIEWWWARLNDKEGYVPRNLLGLYPRIKPRQRSLA, encoded by the exons ATGTTTCTCACCGTGTATCTCAGTAACAATGAGCAGCACTTCACAGAAGTTCCAGTAACTCCAGAAACAATATGCAGAGATGTGGTGGATCTGTGCAAAGAACCCGGAGAGAGTGATTGCCATTTGGCTGAAGTGTGGTGTGGCTCTG AACGTCCAGTTGCAGATAATGAGCGAATGTTTGATATTCTTCAGCGATTCGGAAGTCAGAGGAACGAAGCTCGCTTCTTCCTTCGTCATGAACACCCCCCTGGCAGGGACATTG TGAGTGGACCAAGATCTCAGGATccaagtttaaaaagaaatggtGTAAAAGTTCCTGGTGAATATCGAAGAAAGGAGAATGGT GTTAATAGTCCTAGGATGGATCTGACTCTTGCTGAACTTCAGGAAATGGCATCTCGCCAGCAGCAACAGATTGAAGCCCAGCAACAATTGCTGGCAACTAAG gaacAGCGCTTAAAGTTTTTGAAACAACAAGATCAGCGACAACAGCAACAAGTTGCTGAACAGGAGAAGCTTAAAAGGCTAAAAGAAATAGCTGAGAATCAGGAAGCTAAGCTAAAAAAAGTGAGAGCACTTAAAGGCCACGTGGAACAGAAGAGACTAAGCAATGGGAAACTTG TGGAGGAAATTGAACAGATGAATAGTTTGTTCCAGCAAAAACAGAGGGAGCTCGTCCTGGCTGTGTCAAAAGTGGAAGAACTGACCAGGCAGCTCGAGATGCTCAAGAACGGCAGGATTGATGGCCACCATGACAATCAGTCTGCAGTGGCTGAGCTTGATCGCCTCTATAAGGAGCTGCAG CTAAGAAACAAATTGAATCAAGAGCAGAATGCCAAGCTACAACAACAGAGGGAGTGTTTGAATAAGCGTAATTCAGAAGTGGCAGTCATGGATAAGCGTGTTAATGAGCTGAGGGACCGGCTGTGGAAGAAGAAGGCAGCTCtacagcaaaaagaaaatctaccG GTTTCATCTGATGGAAATCTTCCCCAGCAAGCCACGTCAGCCCCAAGCCGTGTGGCTGCAGTAGGTCCCTATATCCAGTCATCTACTATGCCTCGAATGCCCTCAAGGCCTGAATTGCTGGTGAAGCCAGCCCTGCCAGATGGTTCCTTGGTCATGCAGGCTTCAGAGGGGCCGATGAAAATACAGACGCTGCCCAACATGAGATCTGGGGCTGCTTCACAAACTAAAG gcTCTAAAATCCATCCAGTTGGCCCTGATTGGAGTCCTTCAAATGCAGATCTTTTCCCGAGCCAAGGCTCTGCTTCTGCACCTCAAAGCACTGGGAATGCTCTGGATCAAG TTGATGATGGAGAGGTTCCActgagggaaaaagagaagaaggtgCGTCCGTTCTCAATGTTTGATGCAGTAGACCAGTCCACTGCCCCACCTTCCTTTGGTACTCTGAGGAAGAACCAGAGCAGTGAAGATATCTTGCGGGATGCTCAG GCTGCAAATAAAAGTGTGACTAAAGTACCACCTCCTGTTCCTACAAAACCAAAACAGATTAATTTGCCTTATTTTGGACAAACTAATCAACCACCTTCAGACGTTAAGCCAGATGGAAGTTCTCAGCAGTTGTCAACAGTTGTTCCGTCCATGGGAACTAAACCAAAACCATCAGGGCAGCAGCCGAGAGTGCTGCTGTCTCCCAGCATACCGTCAGTTGGCCAAGACCAGACCCTTTCTCTAGGTTCTAAGCAAGAAAGTCCACCTGCTGCTGCCGTCCGGCCCTTTACTCCCCAGCCTTCCAAAGACACCTTACTTCCACCCTTCAGAAAACCCCAGACTGTGGCAGCAAGTTCAATATATTCCATGTATACGCAGCAGCAGGCTCCAGGAAAAAACTTCCAGCAGGCTGTGCAGAGCGCGTTGACCAAGACTCATACCAGAGGGCCACACTTTTCAAGTG TATATGGTAAGCCTGTAATTGCTGCTGCCCAGAATCAACAGCAGCACCCAGAGAACATTTATTCCAATAGCCAGGGCAAGCCTGGCAGTCCAGAACCTGAAACAGAGCCTGTTTCTTCAGTTCAGGAGAACCATGAAAACGAAAGAATTCCTCGGCCACTCAGCCCAACTAAATTACTGCCTTTCTTATCTAATCCGTACCGAAACCAGAGTGATGCTGACCTAGAAGCCCTGCGAAAGAAATTGTCTAATGCACCAAGGCCACTAAAGAAACGTAGTTCTATTACAGAGCCAGAGGGTCCTAACGGGCCAAATATTCAGAAGCTTTTGTATCAGAGGACCACCATAGCAGCCATGGAGACCATCTCTGTCCCATCATACCCATCCAAGTCAGCTTCTGTGACTGCCAGCTCAGAAAGCCCGGTAGAAATCCAGAATCCATATTTACATGTGGAGCCCGAGAAGGAGGTGGTCTCTCTGGTTCCTGAGTCGTTGTCCCCAGAGGATGTGGGGAGTGCCAGCACAGAGAACAGTGACATGCCAGTTCCTTCTCCTGGCCTTGATTATGAGCCTGAGGGAGTCCCAGACAACAGCCCAAATCTCCAGAAAAACCTGGAAGAACCAAATCCAGAGGCCCCCCATCTGCTTGATGTGTATCTGGAGGAGTACCCTCCATACCCACCCCCACCATACCCATCCGGGGAGCCTGAAGGGCCAGGAGAAGATGCAGTGAGCATGCGCCCGCCTGAAATCACCGGGCAGGTCTCTCTGCCTCCT GGTAAAAGGACAAACTTGCGTAAAACCGGCTCAGAGCGTATTGCTCATGGAATGAGGGTGAAATTCAATCCCCTTGCTTTACTGCTAGATTCGTCTTTGGAGGGAGAATTTGACCTTGTACAGAGAATTATTTATGAG GTTGATGACCCAAGCCTGCCCAATGATGAAGGCATCACGGCTCTTCACAATGCTGTGTGTGCAGGCCACACAGAAATCGTGAAGTTCCTGGTACAGTTTGGTGTAAATGTAAATGCTGCTGATAGTGATGGAtg GACTCCATTACATTGTGCTGCCTCATGTAACAACGTCCAAGTGTGTAAGTTTTTGGTGGAATCAGGAGCCGCTGTGTTTGCCATGACCTACAGTGACATGCAGACTGCTGCAGATAAGTGCGAGGAAATGGAGGAAGGCTACACTCAGTGCTCCCAGTTTCTTTATG